One genomic segment of Clavelina lepadiformis chromosome 3, kaClaLepa1.1, whole genome shotgun sequence includes these proteins:
- the LOC143450533 gene encoding uncharacterized protein LOC143450533 isoform X2 translates to MDYEKNYFKALIFQHLLLSVFTMELPAPSSVSIQGVTFEKFNVDFSTVPGATGYDILYTTQHNTTDRNITGIKSNFNYHVQVRAVENANTGQYSRIVKARTAPQGQNITQIITTPTFVTLLFEQTPAATKWELEYNNTATGVVTTKTVPDDVISNTSYVAIISPLSPNTRYNFRARVSQIAGATDYSLSASPYGAVKSVLTDKISAFGRVQLITRNYSTNSNDNTELKSQLARELRDAYKNINSNVANVSVLQFENDGSGKILCHHEILLNDQTPTPNISGLILRNSSLYRGATVKLGVGESPGYFYGILNGTQRNGIVYGGPLRCPSLSVDKKTWTSYFGTRSTLAVLPDGSATSSPTAALNVDISDRSIMVRGIEAASLVPNSIFAIKQNYLLRTCPADANLTVYYNRLYGATSTKTALTSDRYTILGTTGYSTSLSPEIFFIRTLKSGTGVNLRFLSALFRRATSVVFTHNDTNTTLMETDLDNSRLYAINVTNLPLNSASSLRVTLSTRYHNGSVGVSTMTLQARTDEDECARPRSPCATGASCRNRIPGYVCTCGSGYTGNGTFCDDINECENRPDICEDWLTCENRPGSYKCTCGPRQAKNGTSCLRIPTPVASFDSVKTTSFRLRWNFFELVNYQITVTGNDVKKNYRNVSSSPVNVTGLSPGVVYLVRIQVLEKNISAQATRQITVCNKVTNLSAVKGKNNAELRWDVVRGAHHYVMVFLRAEHRRKRQAEVIRRNVTATNVVIPNLIQGATYSASVAARNNAGVGEPSSITFTISPLRRRVLEEEEGDEEESVEEEENPPAQRRPTPRPRPTETPQNSVSLPWIAPPAIMFTGISIIAFAICKAYRVCSVKSSYNVFNREKSHGLRSDWNRQRSPSKADLIADLACNLDNVDSVVVRTFEHNGNQNSTLQNEREVYSGLSSQISS, encoded by the exons ATGGATtacgaaaaaaattattttaaagctCTAATATTTCAACATTTGCTGCTTTCAGTTTTTACCATGGAATTACCAG CACCATCGTCAGTGTCAATTCAAGGTGTCACTTTTGAGAAATTTAATGTCGACTTTAGTACAGTTCCAGGAGCGACTGGTTATGACATTTTATACACCACGCAGCATAACACCACAGACAGAAAT ATTACAGGAATCAAGTCAAATTTTAATTACCATGTTCAAGTGAGAGCAGTTGAGAATGCTAATACTGGCCAATATAGCAGAATTGTTAAAGCAAGAACAG CTCCTCAAGGTCAAAACATCACCCAAATCATCACAACACCAACTTTTGTCACGCTGCTTTTCGAACAAACACCAGCAGCGACCAAATGGGAGTTGGAATACAACAACACTGCTACCGGAGTTGTGACAACCAAGACTGTACCTGATGATGTAATATCAAACACATCCTATGTTGCTAT AATAAGTCCATTATCACCAAACACACGTTATAATTTTCGAGCAAGAGTTTCTCAAATTGCTGGTGCAACTGATTATTCACTATCTGCAAGCCCTTATGGGGCAGTAAAGTCTGTGTTGACAG ACAAAATATCTGCTTTTGGACGTGTACAACTCATAACAAGAAACTACTCGACGAATTCGAATGATAACACAGAATTAAAATCTCAGCTTGCGAGGGAGCTCCGCGATGCATATAAGAACATCAACAGCAATGTTGCCAATGTATCGGTTTTACAATTTGAAAATGATGGTTCAGGAAAAATACTTTGCCATCATGAGATTTTGTTGAACGACCAAACACCTACACCTAATATTTCTGGTTTGATTTTAAGAAACTCAAGCCTATACAGAGGAGCTACTGTAAAGCTAGGAG TTGGTGAAAGTCCTGGTTATTTTTATGGAATACTTAATGGCACACAAAGAAATGGCATAGTTTATGGAGGTCCGTTAAGATGTCCATCTTTGTCTGTCGATAAAAAAACATGGACATCCTACTTTGGAACACGATCTACTTTAGCAGTTTTGCCGGATGGTTCAGCAACCAGTAGTCCAACAGCCGCACTGAATGTGGATATATCTGACAGAT CAATCATGGTTCGTGGTATAGAAGCAGCTTCTCTGGTTCCGAATAGCATATTTGCcataaagcaaaattatcTGTTGAGGACGTGTCCTGCTGATGCGAATTTAACCGTTTACTACAACAGATTGTATGGCGCTACAAGTACAAAAACAGCTCTTACTTCTGACCGCTATACAATACTCGGCACAACTG GTTACTCAACAAGTTTGTCGCCTGAAATTTTCTTCATTCGTACTTTGAAGAGTGGAACTGGGGTCAACTTGCGATTTTTGTCGGCATTGTTCAGACGAGCAACAAGTGTCGTTTTCACCCATAATGACACAAATACAACATTGATGGAGACTGATTTGGACAACTCAAGACTATATGCG ATAAATGTTACAAACCTCCCCTTGAACTCTGCATCTTCCCTTAGAGTTACTCTATCCACGAGATATCATAACGGTTCCGTTGGAGTCTCGACAATGACACTTCAAGCGAGAACAG ACGAAGACGAATGTGCCAGGCCCCGTTCCCCGTGCGCTACAGGTGCCTCTTGCCGAAACCGAATACCCGGGTACGTCTGCACTTGCGGCAGTGGATACACCGGTAACGGTACCTTTTGCGACGACATCAATGAGTGTGAAAATAGACCTGATATCTGTGAAGATTGGCTGACTTGCGAAAACAGACCTGGAAGTTATAAATGCACTTGCGGGCCACGACAGGCGAAAAATGGCACCTCGTGTCTAC gcATTCCAACACCAGTCGCGTCTTTCGATTCTGTCAAAACGACGTCGTTTCGACTACGCTGGAACTTCTTTGAACTTGTCAATTACCAG attaCGGTCACCGGGAATGACGTGAAGAAAAACTACAGAAATGTGTCGTCTTCCCCTGTCAATGTAACCGGTTTATCGCCGGGTGTGGTCTACTTGGTTCGTATTCAAGtccttgaaaaaaatatttcagctCAGGCGACACGTCAGATAACTG TCTGCAACAAAGTGACCAACTTATCCGCCGTGAAGGGAAAGAATAACGCCGAACTGCGTTGGGATGTTGTCCGTGGCGCACATCATTACGTTATGGTTTTCTTACGAGCTGAACACAGAAGAAAAAGACAAGCGGAAGTGATCCGCCGAAAC GTGACGGCTACGAACGTCGTTATTCCAAATCTGATTCAAGGCGCAACTTACAGCGCGTCGGTGGCCGCTCGAAACAACGCTGGCGTCGGGGAACCTTCATCTATAACTTTCACAATATCTCCATTGAGAAGGAGAGTcctggaggaggaggaggGGGATGAAGAGGAATCAGTGGAGGAGGAAGAGAATCCTCCAGCACAAAGGCGACCTACGC CGAGACCAAGGCCAACCGAAACCCCGCAGAATTCTGTATCTTTGCCCTGGATTGCCCCTCCTGCCATCATGTTTACTGGGATTTCGATAATAGCTTTTGCAATATGCAAAGCGTATCGCGTGTGCAGCGTC AAAAGTTCGTACAACGTGTTCAACCGGGAAAAGTCACACGGACTTCGTAGCGACTGGAACCGGCAGAGAAGCCCTAGCAAAGCCGATCTCATCGCCGACCTTGCATGCAATTTGGACAACGTCGATAGCGTAGTTGTCCGCACCTTCGAGCACAACGGAAATCAAAACAGCACACTTCAAAATGAAAGAGAAGTTTATAGCGGCTTGAGCAGTCAAATATCTTCATAA
- the LOC143450533 gene encoding uncharacterized protein LOC143450533 isoform X1: protein MDYEKNYFKALIFQHLLLSVFTMELPAPSSVSIQGVTFEKFNVDFSTVPGATGYDILYTTQHNTTDRNVRRVTSSPATITGIKSNFNYHVQVRAVENANTGQYSRIVKARTAPQGQNITQIITTPTFVTLLFEQTPAATKWELEYNNTATGVVTTKTVPDDVISNTSYVAIISPLSPNTRYNFRARVSQIAGATDYSLSASPYGAVKSVLTDKISAFGRVQLITRNYSTNSNDNTELKSQLARELRDAYKNINSNVANVSVLQFENDGSGKILCHHEILLNDQTPTPNISGLILRNSSLYRGATVKLGVGESPGYFYGILNGTQRNGIVYGGPLRCPSLSVDKKTWTSYFGTRSTLAVLPDGSATSSPTAALNVDISDRSIMVRGIEAASLVPNSIFAIKQNYLLRTCPADANLTVYYNRLYGATSTKTALTSDRYTILGTTGYSTSLSPEIFFIRTLKSGTGVNLRFLSALFRRATSVVFTHNDTNTTLMETDLDNSRLYAINVTNLPLNSASSLRVTLSTRYHNGSVGVSTMTLQARTDEDECARPRSPCATGASCRNRIPGYVCTCGSGYTGNGTFCDDINECENRPDICEDWLTCENRPGSYKCTCGPRQAKNGTSCLRIPTPVASFDSVKTTSFRLRWNFFELVNYQITVTGNDVKKNYRNVSSSPVNVTGLSPGVVYLVRIQVLEKNISAQATRQITVCNKVTNLSAVKGKNNAELRWDVVRGAHHYVMVFLRAEHRRKRQAEVIRRNVTATNVVIPNLIQGATYSASVAARNNAGVGEPSSITFTISPLRRRVLEEEEGDEEESVEEEENPPAQRRPTPRPRPTETPQNSVSLPWIAPPAIMFTGISIIAFAICKAYRVCSVKSSYNVFNREKSHGLRSDWNRQRSPSKADLIADLACNLDNVDSVVVRTFEHNGNQNSTLQNEREVYSGLSSQISS from the exons ATGGATtacgaaaaaaattattttaaagctCTAATATTTCAACATTTGCTGCTTTCAGTTTTTACCATGGAATTACCAG CACCATCGTCAGTGTCAATTCAAGGTGTCACTTTTGAGAAATTTAATGTCGACTTTAGTACAGTTCCAGGAGCGACTGGTTATGACATTTTATACACCACGCAGCATAACACCACAGACAGAAATGTGAGACGTGTTACCTCATCTCCTGCCACT ATTACAGGAATCAAGTCAAATTTTAATTACCATGTTCAAGTGAGAGCAGTTGAGAATGCTAATACTGGCCAATATAGCAGAATTGTTAAAGCAAGAACAG CTCCTCAAGGTCAAAACATCACCCAAATCATCACAACACCAACTTTTGTCACGCTGCTTTTCGAACAAACACCAGCAGCGACCAAATGGGAGTTGGAATACAACAACACTGCTACCGGAGTTGTGACAACCAAGACTGTACCTGATGATGTAATATCAAACACATCCTATGTTGCTAT AATAAGTCCATTATCACCAAACACACGTTATAATTTTCGAGCAAGAGTTTCTCAAATTGCTGGTGCAACTGATTATTCACTATCTGCAAGCCCTTATGGGGCAGTAAAGTCTGTGTTGACAG ACAAAATATCTGCTTTTGGACGTGTACAACTCATAACAAGAAACTACTCGACGAATTCGAATGATAACACAGAATTAAAATCTCAGCTTGCGAGGGAGCTCCGCGATGCATATAAGAACATCAACAGCAATGTTGCCAATGTATCGGTTTTACAATTTGAAAATGATGGTTCAGGAAAAATACTTTGCCATCATGAGATTTTGTTGAACGACCAAACACCTACACCTAATATTTCTGGTTTGATTTTAAGAAACTCAAGCCTATACAGAGGAGCTACTGTAAAGCTAGGAG TTGGTGAAAGTCCTGGTTATTTTTATGGAATACTTAATGGCACACAAAGAAATGGCATAGTTTATGGAGGTCCGTTAAGATGTCCATCTTTGTCTGTCGATAAAAAAACATGGACATCCTACTTTGGAACACGATCTACTTTAGCAGTTTTGCCGGATGGTTCAGCAACCAGTAGTCCAACAGCCGCACTGAATGTGGATATATCTGACAGAT CAATCATGGTTCGTGGTATAGAAGCAGCTTCTCTGGTTCCGAATAGCATATTTGCcataaagcaaaattatcTGTTGAGGACGTGTCCTGCTGATGCGAATTTAACCGTTTACTACAACAGATTGTATGGCGCTACAAGTACAAAAACAGCTCTTACTTCTGACCGCTATACAATACTCGGCACAACTG GTTACTCAACAAGTTTGTCGCCTGAAATTTTCTTCATTCGTACTTTGAAGAGTGGAACTGGGGTCAACTTGCGATTTTTGTCGGCATTGTTCAGACGAGCAACAAGTGTCGTTTTCACCCATAATGACACAAATACAACATTGATGGAGACTGATTTGGACAACTCAAGACTATATGCG ATAAATGTTACAAACCTCCCCTTGAACTCTGCATCTTCCCTTAGAGTTACTCTATCCACGAGATATCATAACGGTTCCGTTGGAGTCTCGACAATGACACTTCAAGCGAGAACAG ACGAAGACGAATGTGCCAGGCCCCGTTCCCCGTGCGCTACAGGTGCCTCTTGCCGAAACCGAATACCCGGGTACGTCTGCACTTGCGGCAGTGGATACACCGGTAACGGTACCTTTTGCGACGACATCAATGAGTGTGAAAATAGACCTGATATCTGTGAAGATTGGCTGACTTGCGAAAACAGACCTGGAAGTTATAAATGCACTTGCGGGCCACGACAGGCGAAAAATGGCACCTCGTGTCTAC gcATTCCAACACCAGTCGCGTCTTTCGATTCTGTCAAAACGACGTCGTTTCGACTACGCTGGAACTTCTTTGAACTTGTCAATTACCAG attaCGGTCACCGGGAATGACGTGAAGAAAAACTACAGAAATGTGTCGTCTTCCCCTGTCAATGTAACCGGTTTATCGCCGGGTGTGGTCTACTTGGTTCGTATTCAAGtccttgaaaaaaatatttcagctCAGGCGACACGTCAGATAACTG TCTGCAACAAAGTGACCAACTTATCCGCCGTGAAGGGAAAGAATAACGCCGAACTGCGTTGGGATGTTGTCCGTGGCGCACATCATTACGTTATGGTTTTCTTACGAGCTGAACACAGAAGAAAAAGACAAGCGGAAGTGATCCGCCGAAAC GTGACGGCTACGAACGTCGTTATTCCAAATCTGATTCAAGGCGCAACTTACAGCGCGTCGGTGGCCGCTCGAAACAACGCTGGCGTCGGGGAACCTTCATCTATAACTTTCACAATATCTCCATTGAGAAGGAGAGTcctggaggaggaggaggGGGATGAAGAGGAATCAGTGGAGGAGGAAGAGAATCCTCCAGCACAAAGGCGACCTACGC CGAGACCAAGGCCAACCGAAACCCCGCAGAATTCTGTATCTTTGCCCTGGATTGCCCCTCCTGCCATCATGTTTACTGGGATTTCGATAATAGCTTTTGCAATATGCAAAGCGTATCGCGTGTGCAGCGTC AAAAGTTCGTACAACGTGTTCAACCGGGAAAAGTCACACGGACTTCGTAGCGACTGGAACCGGCAGAGAAGCCCTAGCAAAGCCGATCTCATCGCCGACCTTGCATGCAATTTGGACAACGTCGATAGCGTAGTTGTCCGCACCTTCGAGCACAACGGAAATCAAAACAGCACACTTCAAAATGAAAGAGAAGTTTATAGCGGCTTGAGCAGTCAAATATCTTCATAA